From Bacillus sp. FSL K6-3431, the proteins below share one genomic window:
- a CDS encoding ABC transporter substrate-binding protein, whose translation MLKRSKLVIKSIVTLGFVLLLCACSNDVNATKDQEQTETTGHKISNAETRKISTVMGEVDVPDHPERVVVDWHLGQVMALGLMPVGAPSTLTDYGAFLKRLVSDGIEDIGVEGAVSMEKVLELEPDLIITWDQEAYENYSKIAPTIVYDTTKYNSIHEEINAMAEILNRKDDAKKWLADFDQCVDAAKAKIKEVIPEGATFTVADYGMDKNVMIIGDLGERGSKAAYRLLELTPAPRVKSDIIDKKEERIDTSWETVGDYMGDYIISMKSEGSEGVKLPTIWNNFDAVKNNNVYEFDIKKFFNSDPLSALYQAEEIANKLVEGNK comes from the coding sequence ATGTTAAAAAGATCAAAGCTAGTGATTAAATCAATAGTAACATTAGGGTTTGTTTTATTACTTTGCGCCTGTTCAAATGATGTAAATGCGACAAAAGATCAAGAGCAAACTGAAACAACTGGTCATAAAATAAGCAATGCAGAAACTCGGAAAATATCAACAGTAATGGGTGAAGTTGACGTGCCTGATCATCCTGAGCGTGTTGTAGTTGATTGGCATTTAGGACAAGTTATGGCTTTAGGTCTAATGCCAGTTGGAGCACCTTCAACTTTAACAGATTATGGTGCGTTTTTGAAGCGGCTTGTATCAGATGGCATCGAGGATATTGGTGTAGAGGGTGCAGTTTCAATGGAAAAAGTACTGGAACTTGAACCGGACTTAATCATTACTTGGGATCAAGAAGCATATGAGAATTACTCAAAAATTGCACCGACAATTGTTTACGATACTACTAAATACAATTCAATTCATGAAGAAATTAACGCAATGGCTGAAATATTGAACAGAAAAGATGACGCGAAGAAATGGCTAGCTGATTTTGATCAGTGTGTCGATGCTGCCAAGGCAAAAATAAAGGAAGTTATTCCAGAAGGTGCAACATTTACAGTTGCTGATTATGGCATGGATAAAAATGTAATGATCATCGGTGATTTGGGTGAGCGAGGTAGCAAAGCTGCATATAGATTATTAGAATTGACACCTGCTCCACGTGTTAAAAGTGACATCATTGATAAAAAAGAGGAACGTATAGATACATCTTGGGAAACAGTCGGAGATTATATGGGTGACTATATCATTTCAATGAAAAGTGAAGGGAGCGAAGGAGTTAAACTTCCAACTATATGGAATAATTTTGATGCCGTGAAAAACAACAATGTATACGAATTTGATATTAAAAAATTTTTTAATTCAGACCCATTATCAGCATTATATCAAGCTGAGGAAATTGCAAATAAGCTAGTGGAAGGTAATAAATAA
- a CDS encoding ABC transporter substrate-binding protein produces MILILACGTDSNISKDASKSEPVDKLTDAGSEGEAKHTNYLISKGREVQVPVNPQRVVYIGSDPGDLLALGVKPLGSSLQVIGTQVAYPDLLGGMEDIGYPANLEKIIALNPDLIVFNDWDDKAIDSLAKIDPTVVIGEVGTFERLERVAEIFGKKTEADSFITNYQAKAEKTKELLNLDIQSHETATVLLQMGEQLYVIGHQGLSVSLYECLVSNQQKK; encoded by the coding sequence ATGATACTGATTTTAGCATGTGGAACAGACTCAAACATTTCTAAAGATGCAAGTAAGTCAGAGCCAGTAGATAAGCTAACGGATGCCGGATCAGAAGGTGAGGCTAAGCATACCAATTATCTAATTTCCAAGGGTCGTGAAGTCCAAGTGCCAGTTAATCCGCAACGAGTTGTTTATATCGGCAGCGATCCAGGTGATCTGTTGGCACTTGGCGTTAAACCATTAGGATCTAGTTTACAAGTAATCGGTACGCAGGTAGCTTATCCCGATCTCCTTGGAGGGATGGAGGATATTGGTTATCCTGCAAACCTTGAAAAGATTATTGCACTGAATCCGGATTTGATCGTGTTTAATGACTGGGATGACAAGGCGATTGATTCATTGGCAAAAATTGATCCAACTGTCGTAATTGGTGAAGTTGGAACGTTCGAACGTTTGGAGAGAGTTGCGGAAATATTCGGTAAAAAGACCGAAGCGGATTCTTTCATAACAAACTATCAAGCTAAAGCGGAAAAGACGAAGGAATTGTTGAATCTTGATATTCAATCCCATGAGACAGCAACTGTACTATTACAAATGGGGGAGCAACTATATGTGATAGGGCATCAAGGTTTGAGTGTATCATTATATGAATGCTTGGTTTCCAACCAGCAGAAAAAGTGA
- a CDS encoding ABC transporter ATP-binding protein, with amino-acid sequence MEDLKVDQVAIGYSNALIIEDLSVSIPKNKITTIIGPNGCGKSTLLKAISRILKMKSGAVYLDGYAIHQLATKDVAKKMAILPQTADAPGGLTVFELVSYGRFPHQKGFGSLKKEDYESIYWAIDVTGLNEFIDRPIDALSGGQRQRVWIAMALAQDTEILVLDEPTTYLDLAHQLDILLLLQRLNEEEGRTIIMVLHDLNHASRFSHYMIAMKDGVLMREGTPAELMTCPNLQLVFNIDASIVTCPFSTNPICLSYQMCQKK; translated from the coding sequence ATGGAAGATTTAAAAGTAGATCAGGTAGCCATTGGCTATTCAAACGCACTGATAATTGAGGATTTAAGTGTTTCCATCCCAAAAAATAAAATAACAACGATTATTGGTCCAAATGGTTGCGGGAAATCAACTTTATTGAAAGCAATATCTAGAATATTAAAAATGAAAAGTGGCGCTGTCTATTTAGATGGGTATGCCATCCATCAACTAGCGACGAAAGATGTTGCCAAAAAGATGGCGATATTGCCGCAAACAGCGGATGCACCCGGGGGATTAACTGTATTTGAGCTCGTTTCATATGGCCGGTTTCCTCATCAAAAGGGGTTTGGCTCTTTAAAAAAGGAAGACTATGAATCTATTTACTGGGCAATTGATGTAACTGGATTAAATGAGTTTATTGATCGTCCGATTGATGCATTATCCGGTGGTCAAAGGCAACGGGTATGGATTGCGATGGCGCTTGCCCAGGACACAGAAATCCTGGTTCTTGATGAACCAACAACGTATTTAGATTTGGCTCATCAACTGGACATATTACTGCTTTTGCAGCGACTTAATGAAGAGGAAGGTCGCACAATCATTATGGTACTTCACGATTTAAATCACGCATCGAGATTTTCCCATTACATGATTGCTATGAAGGATGGTGTATTAATGAGAGAAGGTACGCCAGCCGAACTGATGACTTGTCCAAATTTACAACTGGTTTTTAATATTGATGCAAGTATAGTGACATGCCCATTTAGTACGAACCCAATTTGTTTATCTTATCAAATGTGTCAGAAGAAGTAA
- a CDS encoding ABC transporter ATP-binding protein yields MLKRFFSYYKPYKKLFYLDFSCAIIAALLELAFPLAVHRVVDDLLPSSNWSWILWGCVSLLGIYIISAALHYIVTYWGHKLGINIESDMRKDLFTHVQKLSFRFFDNNKTGHLVSRMTNDLMDIGEIAHHGPEDLFIAFMTLTGAFAIMFTINPQLAVLTFIIVPLIISLSLYFSKKMSIAFRRFFADIADFNARVENNVSGMRVVQAFSNEDHEIAQFNDNNGRFRDSKLIAYRVMAWNSSISYILMKIVTLFVLLCGTWFVINKDMTYGEFLAFVLLSNVFLGPIQQINGVIEMYPKGIAGFKRYIEMLETEPDVADEPDAITVQHLEGNIEYQNVSFGYEGKENVLANINLTIHAGETVALVGPSGAGKTTICSLLPRFYDIKEGSLLIDGMETRQMTLASLRSQIGIVQQDVYLFDGTIRENIAYGDLLASEEEIWEAARRAQLEDIILSQSEGMDTLIGERGVKLSGGQKQRLSIARMFLKNPSILILDEATSALDTETEVAIQQALTELSVGRTTLVIAHRLATIKNADRIIVVTEDGIAEQGSHYELLALKGAYNRLHEAQFSM; encoded by the coding sequence TTGTTAAAGCGTTTTTTCTCTTATTACAAACCTTATAAAAAACTTTTCTATCTCGATTTTTCTTGTGCAATCATAGCAGCATTATTGGAACTAGCGTTTCCGCTAGCGGTCCATCGTGTTGTAGATGATTTGTTACCTAGCTCAAACTGGAGTTGGATTTTATGGGGATGCGTCTCGTTACTCGGAATTTATATTATCAGTGCGGCTCTCCATTATATTGTCACCTACTGGGGACATAAGTTAGGCATTAATATAGAGTCGGATATGCGAAAAGATCTTTTCACGCATGTACAGAAGTTATCGTTCCGCTTTTTTGATAATAATAAAACTGGTCATTTGGTTTCAAGAATGACAAACGATTTAATGGATATTGGTGAAATTGCACATCATGGGCCTGAGGATTTGTTCATCGCTTTTATGACTCTCACTGGTGCATTTGCAATCATGTTCACGATAAACCCACAACTGGCTGTACTTACTTTTATTATTGTTCCACTTATTATCAGTCTATCATTGTACTTCAGTAAGAAAATGTCTATCGCATTTAGGCGCTTCTTTGCAGATATTGCCGATTTTAATGCACGTGTAGAAAACAATGTGAGTGGTATGCGTGTCGTTCAAGCATTTTCCAATGAAGATCATGAAATCGCTCAATTCAATGATAATAACGGGCGTTTTCGTGATTCAAAATTAATTGCCTATCGTGTGATGGCTTGGAATTCATCCATTAGCTATATTCTCATGAAAATTGTCACATTGTTTGTTCTGCTATGCGGAACGTGGTTTGTGATCAATAAAGATATGACGTACGGAGAGTTCCTTGCCTTTGTGCTTCTGTCGAATGTGTTTTTAGGACCAATTCAACAAATCAACGGCGTGATTGAAATGTATCCAAAAGGTATTGCTGGATTTAAGCGCTACATAGAGATGCTTGAAACTGAGCCTGATGTAGCGGATGAACCGGATGCAATCACTGTCCAACATTTGGAAGGGAATATAGAATACCAAAACGTATCGTTTGGTTATGAGGGCAAAGAGAACGTATTAGCTAATATCAATTTAACGATTCATGCAGGAGAAACAGTAGCCCTTGTTGGGCCATCCGGCGCTGGGAAAACGACGATTTGTAGTCTTTTACCTCGCTTTTACGATATTAAGGAAGGTTCTTTACTGATTGATGGAATGGAGACTCGACAAATGACCCTTGCATCTCTCCGCTCTCAAATTGGAATTGTCCAACAAGATGTATATCTATTTGATGGAACGATTCGAGAGAATATAGCATATGGCGATCTACTTGCTTCTGAAGAGGAGATATGGGAAGCGGCAAGAAGAGCTCAGTTGGAAGATATCATTTTATCACAATCTGAAGGGATGGATACATTGATTGGAGAACGAGGTGTCAAACTATCTGGTGGTCAAAAACAACGTCTATCCATTGCTCGAATGTTCCTAAAAAATCCATCTATCCTCATTTTGGATGAGGCTACATCTGCACTAGATACTGAAACGGAGGTCGCAATTCAACAGGCCCTAACAGAATTATCGGTAGGACGTACTACGCTTGTGATTGCGCACCGATTAGCAACAATTAAAAATGCAGATCGGATTATTGTTGTTACAGAGGATGGGATAGCTGAACAAGGAAGTCACTATGAGCTACTTGCTTTAAAAGGCGCTTATAACAGGCTTCACGAAGCGCAATTTAGTATGTAA
- a CDS encoding ABC transporter substrate-binding protein — MLKQKSYVVLSMLLVMISIVMAACSSSGSETTNSKQELESSAREQPEIRTVNTIHGDIEIPANAKRIVVDAYLPTLLLLGTEPVGATKRDLENVHIQDLITGIESTGENSIEAIMSLNPDLIISADAEKGTFDQLSKIAPTVIIPYETYGDVYEEVSAIGEMLGKDKEAVAWLSDFDKKVQEQRDKVQKVMDEGETVSIFGAFDKDSYIYGDGIYRGGQAIYKHLGLTPPELVKTELIDAGETYKQVSFEVLANYAGDYIFFDQSNGGVLDKEDPVWASIDAVKNDKIFYLDPDFFWPYDPIAVLAQVEEVADMLVSKKKPE; from the coding sequence TTGTTAAAGCAAAAATCGTATGTTGTCCTTAGTATGTTACTCGTTATGATTTCTATTGTTATGGCTGCTTGTAGTAGTTCGGGTAGCGAAACCACTAATAGTAAGCAAGAGCTCGAATCGTCCGCAAGAGAACAACCAGAAATAAGAACAGTTAACACCATTCATGGTGATATTGAAATACCCGCTAACGCTAAAAGAATTGTTGTAGATGCATATTTACCTACATTGCTTTTACTAGGGACGGAACCTGTTGGGGCAACAAAAAGAGACCTTGAGAACGTTCATATCCAGGATTTAATCACTGGTATTGAAAGTACAGGAGAGAACTCTATTGAGGCAATCATGAGTTTAAATCCAGATTTAATCATAAGTGCTGATGCTGAAAAAGGCACATTTGATCAACTTTCTAAAATCGCTCCGACTGTCATTATACCTTACGAAACATATGGTGATGTTTACGAGGAAGTAAGTGCAATAGGAGAGATGCTAGGTAAGGATAAAGAAGCAGTAGCCTGGTTATCGGACTTTGATAAGAAAGTTCAAGAACAGCGCGATAAAGTCCAGAAAGTAATGGACGAGGGAGAAACAGTTTCTATCTTTGGGGCTTTTGATAAAGACTCTTATATCTATGGTGATGGTATTTACCGTGGTGGGCAAGCAATTTACAAACATCTTGGATTAACGCCGCCAGAACTTGTTAAAACAGAACTAATCGATGCAGGTGAGACGTACAAACAGGTTTCTTTTGAGGTGTTGGCTAATTATGCCGGAGATTATATCTTTTTTGATCAATCAAATGGTGGGGTGTTAGACAAAGAAGATCCTGTTTGGGCTTCGATCGACGCTGTTAAAAATGATAAAATTTTCTATCTTGATCCGGACTTTTTTTGGCCGTACGATCCAATTGCAGTTTTAGCGCAAGTGGAAGAAGTGGCTGATATGCTAGTTTCTAAGAAGAAGCCTGAATAG
- a CDS encoding iron-hydroxamate ABC transporter substrate-binding protein: MSNHKKVTRMIASFLVLLFILVGCNDKKNEDKQSEPVIEETSTGRTITDVMGHEVTIPANPKRVIASYLEDNLVALGIKPVAQWGINDGAGVQNYLQDYLKEVPSIPSELPFEVVASFTPDLIIMGSAHAVEGSKYEQYNKIAPTYVVEEENNGDWREQLLTMGGIFGKTSEAKKVLKEYEMKAAESKKLIQDYVGSESAAAIWLVNNTFYIVSENVSSGTVLYGDLGLSTPSVVKEISSTATGNWSEVSLERLAELDADHLFLINSDKGNGAEMLKDPLWKNIPAVQNGQIYEYGSDTSWLYAGVIANTQIIDGVVESLTK, from the coding sequence TTGTCTAATCATAAAAAAGTAACAAGAATGATTGCAAGTTTTTTAGTGCTTTTATTCATTCTAGTTGGATGTAACGATAAAAAGAATGAAGATAAGCAATCTGAACCAGTTATAGAAGAAACATCAACAGGGCGTACAATAACGGATGTAATGGGACATGAAGTTACTATTCCCGCAAATCCTAAAAGGGTGATTGCTTCCTATTTAGAAGATAATTTAGTCGCACTTGGAATTAAACCTGTTGCACAGTGGGGGATTAATGACGGTGCAGGGGTACAAAATTATCTCCAGGATTATTTAAAAGAAGTACCGTCGATTCCGTCAGAATTACCATTTGAAGTTGTGGCCAGCTTTACGCCCGACTTAATCATTATGGGTTCTGCACATGCTGTCGAAGGGTCTAAATACGAACAATACAATAAAATTGCTCCAACTTATGTTGTGGAAGAAGAAAATAATGGCGATTGGAGAGAGCAGTTATTAACCATGGGTGGCATTTTTGGAAAAACATCAGAAGCGAAAAAAGTATTAAAAGAATATGAAATGAAGGCCGCAGAATCGAAGAAGTTGATACAAGATTATGTTGGCTCGGAATCAGCTGCTGCGATTTGGCTTGTAAATAATACTTTCTATATCGTTAGCGAAAATGTATCTAGTGGCACTGTGTTATATGGAGATCTTGGTCTTTCAACCCCAAGTGTAGTCAAAGAAATTTCCAGCACTGCAACGGGAAATTGGTCAGAGGTTTCTTTAGAACGTTTAGCTGAACTTGATGCAGATCATCTTTTCTTAATTAATAGCGACAAAGGAAATGGTGCAGAAATGCTAAAAGACCCTTTGTGGAAAAACATTCCTGCTGTGCAAAATGGCCAAATTTATGAATACGGTTCAGATACTAGCTGGTTATATGCAGGTGTAATTGCAAACACGCAAATTATAGACGGGGTAGTAGAATCCCTTACTAAATAA
- a CDS encoding FecCD family ABC transporter permease: protein MSTRAEVTTELKEIKKHSHPIIAVVVLFGGILALLIAIGLSISFGAADIKFTTVWEAVFQFNADLTSHQIIREIRMPRVLGAALVGSCFAVSGALMQGMTRNPLADSGLLGLNSGAAFMLALCFALFPGLPYMYLIMYSFLGAGLGVGIVYGVGSMSRGGLTPMRLVLAGAAVSALLAALSEGVALYFRIGQDLAFWYAGGVSGTKWIHLQIMSPWILVAMIGAVILSRSITLLSLGEEVSIGLGQRTKTIKVFGMIFVLILAGAAVSVVGAVGFVGLIVPHLTRFLVGHDYRWIIPCSIVLGGLLVVLADLCARMINPPYETPIGALIALIGVPFFLYLARKGGKEL from the coding sequence ATGTCTACCCGAGCGGAAGTGACCACAGAATTAAAAGAAATAAAGAAGCATTCGCATCCAATTATTGCTGTCGTTGTTTTATTTGGGGGCATATTAGCATTGCTGATTGCAATTGGATTATCTATTTCCTTTGGAGCTGCTGACATTAAGTTCACTACCGTTTGGGAGGCGGTGTTTCAATTTAATGCAGATTTAACTTCCCATCAAATTATTCGAGAAATCAGGATGCCACGTGTTCTTGGTGCAGCGCTGGTTGGTTCATGTTTCGCAGTATCTGGTGCACTGATGCAAGGAATGACTCGAAATCCATTAGCCGATTCTGGACTATTGGGACTTAATTCGGGCGCTGCATTTATGCTTGCCCTATGCTTCGCCCTTTTTCCAGGTCTACCTTATATGTATTTAATCATGTATTCGTTTTTAGGTGCTGGGTTAGGTGTTGGAATTGTTTATGGGGTCGGTTCCATGTCAAGAGGCGGGTTAACACCCATGCGTCTTGTGCTTGCAGGAGCTGCGGTTAGTGCATTGTTAGCCGCACTTAGTGAAGGTGTTGCACTATATTTCCGAATCGGTCAAGATTTGGCCTTTTGGTATGCGGGTGGTGTATCGGGTACGAAATGGATTCACCTCCAAATTATGTCACCCTGGATTTTGGTGGCCATGATTGGCGCAGTGATTCTGTCACGGTCGATTACATTATTAAGTCTTGGTGAAGAAGTGTCTATTGGACTCGGTCAACGAACAAAGACCATTAAAGTATTTGGAATGATTTTTGTGCTTATTTTGGCCGGAGCAGCCGTTTCTGTTGTAGGCGCAGTTGGTTTTGTTGGGTTAATTGTTCCCCATCTAACTCGTTTTCTAGTCGGACATGATTATCGGTGGATTATTCCTTGCTCGATTGTTCTAGGAGGACTGTTAGTTGTCTTGGCTGATCTTTGTGCGAGAATGATTAATCCTCCTTATGAAACACCAATTGGTGCTTTGATTGCTTTAATTGGGGTTCCATTCTTCCTGTATCTCGCACGAAAAGGAGGGAAAGAACTATGA
- a CDS encoding ABC transporter substrate-binding protein: MLCFIFLGGCGKNEAQVTISGNDSKKEENGSTRMYKDVTGREVEIPVNPKRVVTTQYLDAMLALGVKPIGAPTHVLDNDYLGDLQDGVKDLGSPFSIEKVLELAPDLIISADQEEVEQLSKIAPTVVIPWLYGDVFTQLNEVGNILGKEKEADAWIVKLDEKASEGRKKIVNKISKDEVVSIFMTYGKDTLRLYGARNIGHVFYRSLELTPPAYIQEKLKTDPKFEEFVYDDISMEKLPEFLGDRIVMLSFEQETKEAGGMLNQIEQSALWKNVDAIKNNQVYYIEEDPWFTYAPIAIEKSLDQAIELLSK, encoded by the coding sequence ATGCTTTGTTTTATTTTTTTAGGAGGTTGCGGAAAAAACGAAGCCCAAGTGACAATATCGGGAAATGATAGTAAAAAAGAGGAGAACGGATCGACAAGAATGTATAAAGATGTAACGGGAAGAGAAGTAGAAATTCCTGTCAATCCGAAGCGTGTAGTAACTACACAATACTTAGATGCGATGCTCGCACTTGGAGTAAAACCAATTGGTGCACCAACTCATGTATTAGACAATGATTATTTAGGTGATTTACAAGATGGTGTAAAAGATCTTGGCAGTCCTTTTAGCATCGAGAAAGTATTGGAATTAGCTCCAGATTTAATAATTTCAGCAGATCAGGAAGAAGTAGAGCAACTAAGTAAAATCGCTCCTACCGTTGTTATTCCATGGCTATATGGAGATGTTTTCACACAATTAAATGAAGTCGGAAATATTTTAGGTAAGGAAAAAGAGGCAGATGCATGGATTGTAAAGTTAGATGAAAAGGCTTCAGAAGGAAGAAAGAAAATCGTAAATAAAATTAGTAAAGATGAGGTTGTATCCATTTTTATGACATATGGAAAAGACACGCTTAGACTATATGGCGCAAGGAATATTGGTCATGTATTTTACCGCTCATTGGAATTAACGCCTCCTGCTTATATTCAAGAGAAATTAAAAACGGATCCTAAATTTGAGGAATTTGTCTATGATGATATATCGATGGAAAAATTACCGGAATTCTTGGGAGATAGAATTGTCATGCTTTCTTTTGAGCAAGAAACAAAAGAAGCAGGCGGTATGTTAAATCAAATTGAACAGAGTGCTTTGTGGAAGAACGTTGATGCAATAAAAAATAACCAAGTTTACTATATTGAAGAAGATCCATGGTTTACATACGCCCCAATCGCAATTGAGAAATCATTGGATCAAGCTATTGAACTATTGTCTAAATAG
- a CDS encoding NAD(P)/FAD-dependent oxidoreductase, with product MNSEQLYDVTIIGGGPAGLFSAFYSGLREMKTKIIEYQPYLGGKVHVYPEKMIWDVGGLIPITGERLIEQTIEQGLTFDPDVVLGEKVILINKDEDGNFVVQTSTNQKHLSKTVILAVGGGILKPLKLPIEGAERFEVANLHYTVKSLSRFKGKTVLISGGGNAAVDWANELEPIAKKVYLTYRKEILKGHEAEVSRLFNSSAECLLNTSIESLIAASDHETIEKVELLSGEDGSKIQLSVDEVIINHGYERDKELTSNSGLNIEMADEYGIAGSPMSETSVSGLYAAGDILSHEGKLHLIAGAFQDAANAVNKAKQYITPDAYGHGMVSSHNDIFKDKNRELVKHLY from the coding sequence ATGAATTCTGAACAATTATATGATGTAACAATTATTGGAGGCGGCCCAGCAGGACTTTTTTCAGCTTTCTATAGCGGGTTAAGGGAAATGAAAACAAAGATTATTGAGTATCAACCTTATTTAGGCGGAAAAGTACATGTCTATCCGGAGAAAATGATTTGGGATGTTGGCGGTCTCATACCTATTACAGGAGAACGACTGATTGAACAAACGATTGAGCAAGGATTAACGTTTGATCCAGATGTAGTATTGGGTGAAAAAGTGATCTTAATAAACAAAGATGAAGATGGAAACTTTGTTGTGCAGACGTCTACGAACCAAAAGCATTTATCCAAAACAGTTATTTTAGCTGTAGGTGGGGGCATCTTGAAACCATTGAAATTGCCTATTGAAGGCGCTGAGCGCTTTGAAGTTGCAAATTTGCATTATACGGTAAAATCACTATCACGATTCAAAGGGAAGACCGTTTTAATTTCCGGAGGGGGCAATGCTGCTGTTGACTGGGCAAATGAACTAGAACCTATTGCCAAAAAAGTCTATTTGACTTATCGGAAAGAGATATTGAAAGGACATGAAGCTGAAGTATCCCGATTATTTAATAGTTCTGCTGAATGCTTATTAAATACCTCCATCGAAAGCCTTATCGCGGCAAGTGACCATGAAACAATTGAGAAAGTAGAGTTGTTGAGCGGGGAAGATGGAAGTAAAATTCAGTTGTCTGTGGATGAAGTCATCATCAATCATGGTTATGAACGTGATAAAGAGTTGACATCAAATAGTGGATTGAACATTGAGATGGCAGATGAATACGGTATTGCGGGCAGCCCGATGAGCGAAACCTCTGTGTCAGGGCTTTATGCCGCAGGAGATATTTTGAGTCACGAAGGAAAACTTCATTTAATTGCAGGGGCGTTTCAGGACGCAGCGAACGCTGTGAATAAAGCGAAGCAGTATATCACACCAGATGCTTATGGACATGGAATGGTATCCTCACATAATGATATATTTAAAGATAAAAATCGCGAATTAGTGAAGCATTTGTATTAG
- a CDS encoding FecCD family ABC transporter permease produces the protein MTHIQHKIHTRNRLIIATLGLLIIIVIIISMNTGFIRLSPLEVMRTLFGLGNEKQQLVLYEFRLPRIIISILVGMGLAVSGCVLQGISRNALADPGILGINAGAGLAVMLFISFFPSTTAAPVFLLPVLAFTGAGITAIIIYSLAYKRYEGISPMRLLLTGVAVAAGISSAMIVLTLRLSPENYQFVATWLAGSIWGSNWKFVFSLLPWVIVLIPFVYSRARVLNVLNLGDLTATGLGTSIEKERRILLAAAVGLAGASVSVSGGIGFVGLIGPHLARQLVGSKHQILIPASALTGGLLVIVADTIGRWILQPSEIPAGIVVAVIGAPYFLYLLSRLKD, from the coding sequence ATGACGCATATTCAACATAAAATACATACTCGAAATCGACTGATCATTGCTACTCTTGGTTTGCTCATAATCATCGTTATTATTATTAGCATGAATACGGGATTCATCAGGTTGTCTCCATTGGAAGTAATGCGTACATTGTTTGGTTTAGGGAACGAAAAGCAGCAACTTGTATTGTATGAATTTCGCTTGCCACGGATTATTATTTCCATTCTTGTAGGTATGGGACTTGCTGTATCAGGCTGCGTGTTACAGGGGATATCCCGCAATGCATTAGCTGATCCGGGAATATTAGGGATTAACGCGGGAGCAGGGCTAGCAGTTATGCTTTTTATTTCCTTTTTCCCATCAACGACAGCAGCTCCAGTATTTTTACTCCCAGTTTTGGCGTTTACAGGCGCAGGCATTACAGCCATTATTATTTATTCATTAGCCTATAAACGATATGAGGGAATCTCACCAATGCGGCTATTATTAACAGGCGTTGCAGTTGCTGCAGGTATTAGTTCAGCGATGATCGTGTTAACCCTCCGTTTAAGTCCAGAAAATTATCAGTTTGTGGCAACTTGGTTAGCAGGAAGTATATGGGGATCAAATTGGAAGTTTGTATTTTCGCTATTACCTTGGGTCATTGTTTTAATTCCATTTGTATATTCGAGAGCACGTGTGCTTAACGTATTGAATCTAGGTGATCTAACGGCAACAGGTCTCGGAACATCGATTGAAAAAGAGCGGCGTATTTTACTCGCAGCTGCCGTAGGATTAGCAGGAGCTAGTGTATCAGTTAGCGGAGGTATAGGATTTGTCGGACTAATTGGGCCCCATTTGGCTCGTCAACTTGTCGGGTCTAAACATCAAATTTTAATTCCGGCTTCTGCTTTGACAGGAGGGCTGTTGGTTATTGTTGCGGATACAATCGGTCGTTGGATCTTACAACCATCAGAAATTCCAGCAGGTATTGTTGTCGCTGTGATAGGTGCACCGTACTTCCTTTACTTACTTTCACGCTTAAAAGATTGA
- a CDS encoding ABC transporter substrate-binding protein translates to MLGFQPAEKVKQLIDNGDGFSDISEEVLPEYAGDVLFVLTDQSEETTTETENLLNSDTWKMIPAVKTGHVYIMDSLWNFDDPITRERLLDELPKLMMKN, encoded by the coding sequence ATGCTTGGTTTCCAACCAGCAGAAAAAGTGAAACAACTGATTGACAATGGCGACGGATTCTCTGATATCTCTGAGGAGGTATTACCAGAGTACGCAGGCGATGTACTGTTTGTTTTGACAGATCAAAGTGAAGAAACTACTACAGAAACTGAAAATCTTTTGAATAGCGACACCTGGAAAATGATTCCAGCTGTTAAAACCGGACATGTATATATCATGGACAGTCTATGGAACTTTGATGACCCGATCACTAGAGAAAGGCTATTAGATGAATTGCCTAAACTTATGATGAAGAATTAA